A window of Solanum stenotomum isolate F172 chromosome 3, ASM1918654v1, whole genome shotgun sequence contains these coding sequences:
- the LOC125859465 gene encoding transcription factor DIVARICATA-like, translated as METLFSTSFLPNSSWINEKREWTKEENKQFESAIAIYDEKTPDRWFKVAALIPGKSVIDVMNQYKALVSDVSDIEAGLVPNPGYFASSITLELVDHCGLQTFRKRGSKSSDQERKKGVPWTEEEHRRFLMGLEKYGKGDWRNISKKMVISRTPTQVASHAQKYYQRQISGGGKDKRRPSIHDITTVHITADSASPNNLVYNINSFSKEKLYAETSSSFQKFTATTDIVNCWNANLSNDHEDLMDFGSSFVTYPYEIASQSWDEHGTDDSQLQFQSTRYQIWG; from the exons ATGGAAACTTTATTTTCTACTTCTTTTTTACCAAATTCAAGTTGGATAAACGAGAAGAGAGAATGGACTAAAGAAGAGAACAAGCAATTTGAAAGTGCTATTGCAATATATGATGAGAAAACTCCTGATAGATGGTTTAAAGTGGCTGCCCTCATCCCTGGAAAGTCAGTTATTGATGTAATGAATCAATATAAAGCACTTGTTTCAGATGTTTCAGATATTGAAGCTGGATTGGTTCCAAATCCTGGTTATTTCGCGTCTTCGATTACCTTGGAATTGGTTGATCATTGTGGATTACAAACATTTAGAAAAAGAGGGAGTAAATCATCTgatcaagaaagaaaaaaaggtgtACCATGGACTGAAGAAGAACACAG GAGATTTCTGATGGGACTTGAGAAGTATGGAAAAGGGGATTGGAGGAACATATCGAAGAAAATGGTAATTTCAAGAACTCCAACTCAAGTAGCTAGTCATGCTCAGAAATACTATCAGAGACAGATATCAGGAGGAGGCAAAGATAAGAGGAGGCCTAGTATTCATGACATTACGACTGTCCATATCACCGCGGACTCCGCGTCCCCAAACAACCTAGTATATAACATCAATTCCTTCTCTAAAGAAAAGTTATATGCAGAAACCAGTTCCTCTTTCCAGAAATTTACAGCTACAACAGATATTGTGAACTGCTGGAATGCCAACTTATCAAATGATCATGAAGATCTGATGGATTTTGGATCATCATTTGTCACCTACCCATATGAGATTGCTTCACAGTCTTGGGATGAACATGGAACTGACGACTCACAACTCCAGTTCCAATCAACAAGATATCAGATATGGGGTTGA